ACCTACTAAAACCTGATCTTAACCATAAAAGTCAGATATTAATCCCGATTAACTCGGATTCTTAATGTCTAAGAGAGATTTGCCCCGTGACGTcactcctatttttttttttttttaccgtagAATGATGAAGAAAGGAACTCGAAGCTTCCTGCCGCGTTCCCCCCTAGTAGTGTCGGTCGTTCATCGATCCCGGGATCGGGGCGAAATCTCGAAACCGCCCCCTACCCTACGCGCGGAGCCATGCCCCTGACACGGGGCAAGACCGTGATTCCAACAATTCCGGATGCCCAAGAAAGTAAATTCGCGAGATGGATCACGAGACTTTTCCAAGTCGTCGTGCCTTGCTGGAAGTCGTCACCAAGAAACTgtgttttttcgttttttaatttttgattttttttttttggggccgcGGAATAAACCCAGTcgtctcctcctccaccacacGCCATCCGATCCCTCTCACTGTGCATTCCGATCCGAGATCTgatccctctctccctctacgAATTCTCAGATCCGTCGCGACCATGGCGGTTCCCGGCGCGTTCGTCTCCtcgatcctcctcctcctcgcctcGGCCGCCGTCGCCGAGATCCAGTTCTCCGAGATCCGATCGGACGACCGGCCCATCATCCCGCTCGACGACTTCGGGTTCACCCACCGGGGCTGGCTCGAGCTCAACGTATCCGGCATCGCGCTGTCGAAGGCCGGCCTCGAGCTCGGCAACCTCGGGTTCTTCCTCTGCACCCGGGACTCGTGGCTCAACGTGCTGAAGGAGCTCGAGGAGGAGGATATCACCTGCGCCCTCCAGTCCAGCCACGTCAAGCACGTCTTCACCTTCGAAAAGCTCGGGCAGCGGACGAGCTTCGACGTCGAGTTCGACCAGGAGGACGCGAACCAGTACACGCTCATCTTCGCCAACTGCCTCCAGCAGCAGCTCCGGGTGTCCATGGACGTCCGGTCCGCGATGTACAACCTCGACGGGAAGAGCGGCCGGAGGGACTATCTCTCCGCAGGCAAGACCATCCTTCCCCGGGTTTACTATCTGTTCTCGCTGATTTACTTTGTGCTCGCTGGTCTTTGGGTCTACGTCTTGTATAAGAAACGGTTGACTGTGTTTAAGATCCATTTCTTCATGCTCGCGGTCCTGATAATGAAGGGGTTGAATTTGTTGTGTGAGGCGGAGGATAAGTCGTATATTAAGCGGACAGGGAGTGCGCATGGCTGGGATGTGTTGTTCTATATATTTAGCTTCTTAAAGGGGATCACTCTGTTCACTTTGATCGTGTTGATCGGAACCGGGTGGTCCTTTTTGAAGCCTTACTTGCAGGACAAGGAGAAGAAGGTTTTGATGATCGTCATCCCACTCCAAGTTGTTGCGAATATCGCTCAGGTAGTGGTCGATGAGACTGGACCGTACGGTCAGGATTGGGTCACTTGGAAGCAGGTGTTTTTGCTAGTCGATGTGGTGTGTTGTTGCGCGGTTTTGTTCCCGATTGTCTGGTCGATTAAGAACTTGCGTGAGGCTGCAAGAACTGATGGGAAGGCGGCGGTGAACTTGATGAAGTTGACTTTGTTTAGGCAGTATTACATTGTGGTTATATGCTATATCTACTTCACGCGCGTAGTGGTGTATGCATTGGAGACCATTACTTCGTATAAGTATCTATGGACGAGTGTGGTGGCCGCAGAGTTGGCAACGCTGGCATTCTATGCCTTTACGGGGTACAAGTTCAGGCCCGAGGCTCATAATCCTTATTTTGCTATcgatgatgaggaagaagaggcaGCAGCTGAAGCTTTGAAGCTTGAAGACGAGTTTGAATTGTAAGCGAAGAGTTAATTGGACTTGGAAGTGGTGAAGCAGCTGGCATAGTGGTCGGGGCAGGATATTTGAGGTAGGAATTTAAGCATTGTGATCATTTTTCACTCCAAACCATATTAGGCATGCTTGTGTAACAAAAATGTCCTTTTTTCCTGTTTTGCTGGTTCCATACTTGTAATATGGTACATATTGTCAAATATACATCTGCCCATTGGATGATATTTGTAAGTCCCGATACTAAATATTGCAATAATTTTGTGGAGCAGTTGAGTGCATTTCTTCTTTGCTCATTACCAGCCATTTTTGTAACCTTCTGTTTGGAAAATTGATTGTGAGAATGCTTCATGCATGAATTGAACCCCCTCATCTGTCATTATTAGTTTTTTAGTTCCATTATTGGAACTAGTCCTGGAAGAGAGCATTCATTTATTGGGCAATGATCCTGGCGTAACCTGTTTTTGATATCTATAGACCGTTTGAAATTAATAACAACCTCCTATGGTCCAAGATAAAAATTGCTTATTCCCTAAGCTTAGGTTTATGGCAACATGACTGCATGTCTATTCACGCATATCTCACTTCCTTAAAAGGCATAGAACACTTGACTTGCACTCCTTTTACGGAACATTTCGAGCTTACTTTTTTAGTGCTGCTTGGCTTTGTCAAGGTAAACTGATTATGGTTTGACTTAAGCAATACGGAACAAgttagtcttcttcttctttcttccctatTGATAGCATAATTCCTACGTCACCATCTTGTTTAGTTAGTTTTAGACATCTAAGTGAAAAGTCAATGGTGCAGTATCTTAGTAGTATGGAAATTGGCATCTTTGTTGCCGAAACCATAATACTGAAGCTTTTCCACGGCCGTAGGAAAACTCAGAAACTTGAGCTGTATCCAGATATATTTAGAAGTCAGAACTACTTGATTTAAGTAATATGTCGATGTAACTGTTATGATGTCAGTCACAAAAGATGGGCAAATAGAACTGTTCATTGAGTTTAGGCTGAGTGGTTTATCTGTACTTTTCTCAGAAAATCATATCCATGTGGTAATTACTCTGTATGACGGATTCTATCTAGTGCTTGTTGTTTGACAATTCTTTACTAGATTGTTTTGCTTTTCAGTGCCGAACACTGAGGAGAATCACTGGCACACACTGAAATCACCTCTAAACAAGCTTTTAGTTACATTCTTTGTCAATTAGATGAGATTAATCTATATCCTCCAACATTTTTTTCCGGACATGCGTAGGACATCCTTAATCTATGCACAAATTCCCATCGTCTCTTGAACAACTAAATCAGATAGCAAGACCCGGCTAGAAACAAGTGTAGATTTCATTTCTAAGTATCAGGTGCATCATGGAGGTTTCGTATTCATATCAACAGCTTACAAAGTCTTGTGGttggttttcaattttatggttTTTGGTTTTTACATGGTTTCAGTGTTGAGTTTGGGTCTTATTTTCCTCCACTCTCCGTGTTGTGCTTGTCAAAGAAATTAGAACATATTCCCGAGCTGATAACTTTTCATTTCATCGGTGGTTATTACTTGTCTCCCATTCTATGACTACGGGAACTTCCTTTCTATCGTAAGCAGATGAAGGTGGCATCTTGattccttcctcctctccttTCCTTTAGTTTTTGGTGTTGTCGAGGATTATGTGCAGGCGGTGAGGGAACTGCAATAAGTTCTGATTTATATGAGAAGTTTTCTGCTAAGTAGTTTTCAATTGGATTGTTAAGTGTTAATTAGCGGGTAATGGTCATGTGCAGGAATGATGGGTATCAGTTGGTTGTGTGTTATCATCTCTATTgaattcctttcctttttgttttcctacAGCAGAGACTAAACCCTTATCTTATGTCGCTTAATGAATCATTTCCCCTGTCCTAACAGCATGTGACTATCTATCTTCCTAGTGATATTGCCGTCCTAGATGGCTGGACAGCCAAAGTGACTATATGGCTTTTGTGACAGCGTTTTCCACTGTTTCGACATTGAATTGTTCCATAGAGAAGCCCCCCTAATTTCCCTCCAGAGATGGTTTGGTTTGGCTTCGGCTCTAAGGGGGCTGCTGCTGAACGAATCAAGCTGATGTCTTTAGCTTTGTGGTAGCGACGTGAACAATAGTTAAATTGCATGGGAATGAGATGATGCTGCTTGCAGATTTCAGGCTGAGGCAGAGTAAGTTCCTAACTATATGGTAGAGCAAATATGATCTCCTGCTTCCAATGCGTGAAGCCTATGTTTGACTTTGGCGGAAAAGCAAATATTAGGACCGGAAATTCTAAATTCTTGCTCGGATTCGGGTCCACACACTGAAAAACAATCCCAAGTTTTAACTCACACGAGTCTCGCCTCGCCATCTTTAACGGTGGCAAACAGTTCTCCCCTACCTCCGCATCTACTGGTTGCGCGTTGTCGTGGTGTTTGCCATTTGGAGTCCTAGATTCAGACATCTAATCACGTTCCTACTTCGATCATCTTTCAACTAGTCAGTAGATAGTTCAAAATGTTGGGGTACATGGATTCTTGTGGTGGTCGGCCCATGCGGGTAACCACACTCTATCCATTGCAAATAACTTGTCAAGGCAGTTACCTGGCAATTACCAGCAGTTGTTTTTGAATCGTGAAGAAAATCACGTCTTTTGGAAAGATGTAACCTTCTCTCCCCTCCAGTCTGTCGACCATTCGAAATAACACCAAAAACCAGAGAAAACGACACTTCACTCCGCTTTTCAAACGCGCGATTGAAGTGAGGAAACTTTCGAAATTGCAAAGGCCATATATAATTTGTGGCATATACGGTATGTCCCTTATGTGATATATACGTAAGTGATCAGTGATTT
This sequence is a window from Rhodamnia argentea isolate NSW1041297 chromosome 3, ASM2092103v1, whole genome shotgun sequence. Protein-coding genes within it:
- the LOC115747958 gene encoding protein CANDIDATE G-PROTEIN COUPLED RECEPTOR 7, coding for MAVPGAFVSSILLLLASAAVAEIQFSEIRSDDRPIIPLDDFGFTHRGWLELNVSGIALSKAGLELGNLGFFLCTRDSWLNVLKELEEEDITCALQSSHVKHVFTFEKLGQRTSFDVEFDQEDANQYTLIFANCLQQQLRVSMDVRSAMYNLDGKSGRRDYLSAGKTILPRVYYLFSLIYFVLAGLWVYVLYKKRLTVFKIHFFMLAVLIMKGLNLLCEAEDKSYIKRTGSAHGWDVLFYIFSFLKGITLFTLIVLIGTGWSFLKPYLQDKEKKVLMIVIPLQVVANIAQVVVDETGPYGQDWVTWKQVFLLVDVVCCCAVLFPIVWSIKNLREAARTDGKAAVNLMKLTLFRQYYIVVICYIYFTRVVVYALETITSYKYLWTSVVAAELATLAFYAFTGYKFRPEAHNPYFAIDDEEEEAAAEALKLEDEFEL